GGCGTCCTGCCATTGGTGTGGATGAATGTTCCCCTGCTGGGTCGGAAGCTGATTTCGCTCCCTTACTGCGATGTCGGGGGCGCCCTCGCATACGAGTCGGCGGTGGCGGCGGCACTGTTTGCCGAAGCGAGGAAGCTGGCCAGCTTGATCAAGTTCAGAGCTGTCGAGATCAGGTCGGCTGTTCCCACCTCTCTGGGTTGCGTTCGAAATTCTTTTCCGATCAAGAAGGTCCGGATGGTCCTTGAACTCCCCGGCGACTCAAGGACTCTGCTCGCCGGTCTGAAGTCGAAGCTCCGCAGTCAGGTCAACAAGCCGTTGCGAGACGGCTTGAAAGTCCGCCTCGGCGGCCTTGAACTGGTAGGAGATTTCTACCGGACTTTTACTGAAAACATGCGTGATCTTGGCTCTCCCGTGCACAGCCGGGAATGGATCGAGGCGGTGGTGGGATTCTTCGGGGAAAGGGCGAGGGTCGGCGTGGTGTACACGCCGGGTGGGCTGCCGGCCGCGGGCGGCATCATCCTTCTGCACAGGAAGACTGTTTCCATCCCCTGGGCCTCCTCCCTGCGCCGGCTGAATCACTTAAATCCCAATATGCTTCTTTACTGGGCGTTCCTTGCCTTCGCCGCGGATAACGGCCATTCCCGGTTCGATTTCGGCAGGTCCACTCCGGGCGAAGGGACTTACAAATTCAAGGAACAATGGGGGGCTCGGCCCCAGCCCCTTTTCTGGTCTGATCTTTTGACGGCGGGTGG
The window above is part of the Desulfuromonas sp. TF genome. Proteins encoded here:
- a CDS encoding FemAB family XrtA/PEP-CTERM system-associated protein, which codes for MRIRQAKDIDHTSWDAFVLDHPEGLPYQLYAWKKAVEKAYGFRGVYLLAEEHGRICGVLPLVWMNVPLLGRKLISLPYCDVGGALAYESAVAAALFAEARKLASLIKFRAVEIRSAVPTSLGCVRNSFPIKKVRMVLELPGDSRTLLAGLKSKLRSQVNKPLRDGLKVRLGGLELVGDFYRTFTENMRDLGSPVHSREWIEAVVGFFGERARVGVVYTPGGLPAAGGIILLHRKTVSIPWASSLRRLNHLNPNMLLYWAFLAFAADNGHSRFDFGRSTPGEGTYKFKEQWGARPQPLFWSDLLTAGGKEIAKLAVKRGRMEALWRRLPLEICNSLGPKVRRWISL